In Mugil cephalus isolate CIBA_MC_2020 chromosome 20, CIBA_Mcephalus_1.1, whole genome shotgun sequence, the following are encoded in one genomic region:
- the LOC124997380 gene encoding medium-chain acyl-CoA ligase ACSF2, mitochondrial-like, translating into MSAGVVSSMLGSSMHILRYVDGLKHKTWKPCSTVLLQKSRSLHVDSPPHKPSVTSSYVHGTSTISLLPLTVGQSLDAAAQRWPEREAVVFLQEGIRKTFVQFQQDVDKLAAGLLALGLKRGDRLGIWGPNIYEWILFQFATAKAGIILVSLNPAYQVKEVEFTLQKVQCKAVVCPTRFKTQNFCEMLTEICPEIDTMPAGATKSARVPDLHMVIVTDSRQPGMLHVEDVMQAGESRHHGELMDLQNKLSFDDPINIQFTSGTTGKPKGATLSHHNILNNAYFLGLRMGYRSRPQVRVCVSVPLYHCFGSVLGGMSMAVHGITLVFPSTGYDSRANLEAIQGEKCNFVYGTPTMYADMLSQQESHNFDVSSLEAGLMAGSPCPPEIVRKLKTDMNMKEITICYGTTENSPVTFLGFPQDEDELKMNTVGCIMSHTEAKVVDPATGEMVPLGASGELMIRGSCVMLGYWGEPEKTQEVISQDRWYRTGDTASLNSLGYCRIEGRIKDMIIRGGENIYPAEIEEFLYKHPKVREVQVVGVKDERLGEQVCACIRLKEGQTSSPEEIRAMCKGQMSHFKIPHYVIFVDSYPLTVSGKIKKNELKQAMERKLGL; encoded by the exons ATGTCAGCTGGGGTAGTTTCCTCAATGCTTGGGTCTAGTATGCATATTCTCAGATATGTGGATGGTCTAAAGCACAAGACATGGAAGCCATGCAGCACAGTTTTGCTCCAGAAGAGTCG GTCTCTTCATGTGGACAGTCCTCCTCACAAACCCTCTGTGACCAGCAGCTATGTCCATGGCACCTCCACCATCTCACTGCTCCCCCTGACTGTAGGTCAAAGCCTGGACGCCGCAGCCCAACGGTGGCCCGAGCGTGAGGCTGTGGTCTTTCTGCAGGAGGGCATCCGGAAAACCTTTGTACAGTTTCAGCAAGAT GTTGACAAGCTGGCCGCAGGCCTCCTTGCTCTGGGACTAAAGAGAGGTGATCGACTGGGAATTTGGGGACCAAACATATATGAATGGATTCTTTTCCAGTTTGCTACAGCCAAGGCCGGAATCATACTG GTATCGCTGAATCCAGCTTATCAAGTAAAAGAAGTGGAGTTTACTCTACAAAAG gTCCAGTGTAAAGCAGTGGTGTGTCCGACCCGCTTTAAAACCCAAAATTTTTGTGAGATGCTGACAGAGATCTGCCCGGAAATTGACACAATGCCAGCAGGCGCAACCAAAAGCGCAAG GGTGCCAGACCTGCATATGGTGATTGTGACGGACAGCAGACAGCCGGGGATGCTGCATGTGGAGGATGTGATGCAAGCAGGGGAGAGCCGGCACCACGGAGAACTGATGGACCTGCAGAACAAGCTGTCCTTCGATGATCCCATCAACATTCAGTTCACATCG GGTACTACAGGGAAACCAAAGGGAGCCACTCTTTCCCACCACAATATTCTAAATAATGCATACTTCCTGGGTCTCCGAATGGGTTACAGATCGAGA CCTCaggtgcgagtgtgtgtgtctgtccccCTGTACCATTGCTTTGGCTCCGTACTTGGAGGGATGAGTATGGCAGTTCATGGCATCACTCTGGTTTTCCCTTCAACAGGCTACGACAGCCGTGCCAATTTAGAGGCCATCCAGGGAGAAAA GTGCAATTTTGTCTATGGCACTCCCACCATGTACGCTGATATGCTTAGCCAACAAGAGTCACACAACTTTGATGTGTCATCACTTGAAGCTG GGCTTATGGCGGGTTCTCCTTGCCCTCCTGAGATTgtgagaaaactaaaaacagacaTGAATATGAAGGAGATAACG ATTTGTTATGGGACCACTGAAAACAGCCCTGTCACATTTCTGGGATTCCCACAAGATGAAGACGAGCTGAAGATGAATACTGTGGGGTGTATCATGAGTCACACCGAG GCTAAAGTGGTGGACCCTGCTACGGGAGAGATGGTCCCTCTGGGAGCGTCAGGTGAGCTGATGATCAGAGGAAGCTGTGTGATGCTCGGGTACTGGGGTGAACCTGAGAAAACCCAAGAGGTCATCTCCCAAGACCGCTGGTACAGGACTGG TGACACGGCCAGTCTCAACAGTCTGGGATACTGTCGCATTGAAGGACGCATTAAGGACATGATCATCCGAGGAGGGGAGAACATCTATCCTGCTGAGATAGAGGAATTTCTCTACAAGCATCCCAAAGTCCGGGAGGTGCAG GTGGTTGGAGTAAAAGATGAGAGGCTGGGTGAGCAGGTTTGTGCCTGCATCAGGCTGAAGGAGGGCCAGACATCCAGTCCAGAAGAGATAAGAGCAATGTGCAAAGGACAG